In the Alphaproteobacteria bacterium genome, one interval contains:
- a CDS encoding DMT family transporter: MVDSVNATHRGPRYPLGIAMIATAGVFVSFVGLTIRYIEAADGWQILFYRSLGFAFAIGLFMVMRDRGQVFEKARRIGVAGAALAFFLALNFALYIFAILNTTVASMVFMVSATPVFAAVLGWIVLGERVKLVTWIAIFAAMTGVALMLGGGFLGGTLFGDLIALAAVSTYAVVIVILRHKRNVGLIPAVFLAGLLAAFFAALMAPDLAVSVHDIALSLCMGALQLGIGFVLLTTGSRYVPAAEVALLVLTETVLGPLWVWIAIGEVPPPLTLIGAFVVLCAVAGQAIVGLRDRPDYLPGVG; encoded by the coding sequence ATGGTCGATTCCGTCAACGCGACACATCGCGGCCCCCGATACCCTCTCGGCATCGCCATGATCGCGACGGCCGGCGTGTTCGTGAGCTTTGTCGGATTGACGATCCGCTATATCGAAGCCGCCGACGGCTGGCAGATCCTATTCTACCGGTCGCTGGGCTTCGCCTTCGCGATCGGCCTGTTCATGGTGATGCGCGACCGCGGTCAAGTCTTCGAGAAGGCCCGCCGCATTGGCGTGGCCGGCGCCGCGCTGGCGTTCTTCCTGGCGCTGAACTTCGCCCTCTACATCTTCGCGATCCTCAACACGACGGTCGCCAGCATGGTCTTCATGGTCAGCGCGACGCCGGTCTTCGCCGCGGTTCTCGGCTGGATCGTGCTGGGCGAAAGGGTCAAGCTGGTGACCTGGATCGCGATCTTCGCGGCGATGACCGGGGTCGCCCTGATGCTCGGCGGCGGTTTTCTCGGCGGGACGCTGTTTGGTGATCTGATCGCGCTCGCCGCGGTGTCGACCTACGCGGTGGTTATTGTCATCCTCAGGCACAAGCGGAATGTCGGCCTGATCCCGGCGGTCTTTCTCGCCGGCCTGCTGGCGGCGTTCTTCGCTGCGCTGATGGCGCCCGACCTCGCGGTCAGCGTCCATGACATCGCGCTTTCCCTTTGTATGGGCGCCCTGCAGCTCGGCATCGGATTCGTTCTTCTAACGACCGGTTCGCGCTATGTGCCTGCCGCCGAGGTCGCGCTTCTCGTCCTCACCGAGACCGTCCTGGGCCCGCTTTGGGTGTGGATAGCGATCGGCGAGGTGCCGCCGCCGTTGACTCTAATCGGCGCGTTCGTCGTGCTGTGCGCCGTGGCCGGGCAGGCGATTGTCGGGCTGCGCGACAGACCGGACTATTTGCCCGGCGTGGGGTGA
- a CDS encoding EamA family transporter: MADSASPSAVPPLRGPHYALGVAMVAGAGTCFSFTGLAIRHLEVTDGWQILFYRSLASSAVVGLFLLVRNRGRVVESFRRIGPLGLVYALFVAIQFSFFVFAIINTTVANTVFIMSASPLFAALLGWALLRERVSPVTWVAIAAVLAGVALMIGGGIGGGTWFGDLIALGLPAAYAAMFLILRRAGDTDLMPAAFLGGLLTAVFAAFMTQDFAVSGHDLVLLVLMGGLMVSGALILLTLGGRYVPVAEVALLVMTETVLSPLWVWLFLGETPHITSLIGGAIVLSAVFGQAVIGLRAASRPPR; encoded by the coding sequence TTGGCCGACTCCGCCTCTCCGTCCGCGGTGCCGCCGCTGCGTGGCCCACACTATGCGCTCGGCGTCGCCATGGTCGCCGGCGCCGGCACCTGCTTCAGCTTCACGGGATTGGCGATCCGCCACCTCGAGGTAACCGACGGCTGGCAGATCCTGTTCTATCGCTCGCTGGCATCGTCGGCCGTGGTCGGCCTGTTTCTGCTGGTCCGCAATCGCGGCCGGGTCGTCGAGAGCTTTCGCCGCATCGGCCCGCTCGGACTGGTCTACGCTCTGTTCGTCGCGATCCAATTCAGTTTCTTCGTCTTCGCCATCATCAACACCACTGTCGCCAATACCGTATTCATCATGAGCGCGAGCCCGCTGTTTGCGGCGCTTCTGGGCTGGGCCCTCTTGCGCGAGCGGGTGTCGCCGGTAACCTGGGTCGCCATCGCCGCCGTCTTGGCGGGTGTCGCGCTGATGATCGGCGGCGGCATCGGCGGCGGCACCTGGTTCGGCGATCTGATCGCGCTCGGGCTGCCGGCAGCCTATGCGGCCATGTTCCTCATCCTGCGTCGTGCCGGCGATACCGACCTTATGCCGGCCGCCTTTCTTGGCGGTCTCCTGACCGCCGTTTTCGCCGCCTTCATGACCCAAGACTTCGCGGTCAGCGGTCACGATCTGGTCTTGCTGGTCTTGATGGGCGGCCTGATGGTCAGCGGCGCGTTGATCTTGCTGACCCTCGGCGGACGATATGTGCCGGTCGCCGAGGTCGCCCTGCTGGTCATGACGGAAACCGTTCTGTCGCCGCTGTGGGTGTGGCTGTTCCTCGGTGAAACCCCGCATATCACGTCGCTGATCGGCGGTGCCATCGTCTTGTCGGCGGTTTTCGGTCAGGCCGTCATCGGGCTCCGGGCCGCGTCGCGTCCGCCGCGATAA